The DNA region CATGGCGTCCCTCTCCGGCGTGCTTTGGGCCCGAAGTCCGGATGGCGCAGGACAATCCCCCGATGACGTCTTTGCCGTCCTGTTGCCTCTGATCAATGCGGCCACGGACCAGTATCTCGCGCACATGGACGCCCTTTCCCTGATCGACGGCACGCCCTTCGACGATCAGCTTCTGGGGCAGATCGACTATTGTAACGCGATTTTTGATAGCTTGGACACAGGCGCGGAATAACGTCACGAATTACATTATTCGTGATTTGGGTCCCCGCCTCGCCCCTGCTACGGTTCTCGCTGAGGGGCAGGCGTTTGCATGATCGGCCCCCGGAACACGTAAAAGGGGAACACCATGCGTCTTGCAATGACGTCTGCTGTGGCTTTGGCCGCAACACTACCCTTGTCACTCACGACACCCGCCACCGCTTCACCGCTGAACTGGCCAGATTCAGGCGAGCCGATGGCGATGCATTGCGCCGCCGTTCTGCACGCCTATGGGCAGGCCTATGCGATGGCCGCAGACCTCAGCGGGCAAGAGGCGACGCCGGTGGGCGCTCTGCCGGCGGGTCTGTTGCAACAGGCGGGCGGCGACACGCGATTGCCGGATATCACGTTGGCCGCGGAGGCCTACCTGACCCATGCGGAAAGCGTCGCGCGCACCAGTTTCTACCCCGCTCTGATCGGTGACGGGACGCCGTATCTGGCCGACGATGGGCGGGAATTGGTCGTGGCGGTTCAGACCTGCGTGGCGCAGTTCGGCCTTTAACGACGGGCTGGTATCAGGCTGGCGGCCGATGCCCTTGGGCAAATGACGCGGTGTGCGGACTGGACAGGTCCTTGGCGATTGGCGATGACTACATCCATCGTCAACGGACCTTGTGACCATGAAGTTTGCTGTCCTCCTCCTCCTCGACCTTATGCTCATCTTTCCGGCTCAGGCGCAGACGTCGGAGGACGACGCGTTCCCCCGCCTGATCGACAGCCTCTGCCTTGACCTGATCGAGGACCGACGTGGGTGCGAAACGGCTGTTCTTGTGGTCTCGGATGAGTATGAGGATACGGCTGACCTCTTTGTCCTGAGCCACGACCTAAGCGATGACCTGAGCGACGGCCGCGCGATAGAGCCGCAGGATATCGTGCTGGTCGTCCATGAAGTTGCCTATTCCGGTGAGCACTTGGGTCAATCAGCAGGCCTTGCGCGATCGCCCAGTGGCGCACTTCTGATCCAGGAAGAACAGACCGCCGTTGGGCGCACGCCATGGATTCAGTTGCTGACCGTCATTCATCGAGATGACCGGCTTCTGGTCGAGCGCCAGACCTATTCCACCTACGACCGGGCCATCGGCGGGGGCCTGTCTTGCGACATGAACTTCCTGACTGGAGACTGGCTGGTGAACGCCGACCGGGTCGTCCCGGAAACGGGTGTCGTCATCTATGACGTCTCGGACAGCGGCCAGATTGCGGGCACCCGCCTCGCCCTTGCAGACTGGTCCGTCGACCGGGGCCTGCCTGCCCCCTGCGAGGCTGCGCTGGACGCCTGGTTTGCGGCTGCCCCGCGGTAAAAGCGCCCCGCAGCACTTGCCCTTGCTCCTGTGTCGGTCCAGATATCGGGGATGAGCAAGTTCAACCCCTCCGACAACCCCGCCGACCCGTTCAAGAAGGCGCTCGCCGACGCGACGCGGGTGATGGCCGATGATCCTGAACTGGCGGTGACATACACGGTGGACCCGCCCGGGCTCAGCGGCGATAGCGTGCGCTTGCCCCAGGTCAGCCGCCGGATGACCCGGGAGGAAGTCTTGCTGGCCCGCGGCACGGCCGACGCGCTGGCGCTGCGCCACAAATACCACGACCATGGCACCGCCAGCCGTTATGCCCCCCAGGGCGCGATGGCGCGCGACCTGATGGACGCAATGGAAAGCGCCCGGTGCGAGGCCATGGGGGCCCGCGACATGCCCGGCACTGCCAGCAACATTGACGCCAAGATCGGCAATGAGGCGCGGCGAAAGGGCTATGGAGAGATCCGCGACGCCACCGACGCCCCCCTATCCACTGCGGCGGGCTATCTGATCCGGCACCTCGCTACGGGGCGCGATCTGCCGCCTGAGGCGGCCAATGTCATGGAGCTCTGGCGCGGATTTATCGAGGATCGCTGCGACGGCACGTTGGAGGATTTGCAGGACGTTCTGTCCAACCAGACCTCGTTTGCGAAATTCGCCCGGCAGTTGATTGATGATCTGGGGTATGGCGACCAATTGGGCGACGATCCCGACGATATCGATGAGGATGCCGAGGACGACGCGGGCGAGGACAGCGAAGACGACGCGCCGGACTCGACCGGTGAGGACGACAATGATGACGAGGAGGCGGAAGCCTCTCCCGAGCGGTCCCAGGAAGAGCAGCAGGACGCCTCCCAGGCTCAGGTCGAAATGGACGACAACGGCGAGATGGAAGAGGCCGAGGAGCAGGAATTGCCCGACGGCGAGGCCCCGCAAGAGCCTTTGCCGCCTGCCCCCCACTCCGACGCGGACCCGGATTACGTGGTGTTTTCCACGGAAAACGACGAGGAAATCGCCGCAGAGGATTTGGCGGAGGCGCAGGAATTGGAACGCCTGCGGGCCTATCTGGACCAGCAGCTGGACCCGCTGAAGGGCGCAGTCTCGCGCCTTGCGAACAAATTGCAGCGCCGCTTGCAGGCGCAACAGAACCGATCCTGGGAGTTTGACCGCGAGGAAGGCATTCTGGATGCGGGGCGCCTCGCGCGCGTTGTGGCGAACCCGACCACGCCCCTGTCGTTTAAGGTCGAACACGACACAGAGTTCCGGGACACGGTCGTGACGCTGCTGCTGGACAATTCCGGCTCCATGCGCGGGCGACCGATTTCCATTGCCGCAATCTGCGCGGACGTGCTGGCCCGAACCCTGGAGCGCTGCGGCGTGAAGGTGGAAATTCTGGGCTTCACGACGCGCGCCTGGAAGGGCGGTAAGGCGCGGGAGGAATGGTTGGGCGAAGGGCGACCACAGCAGCCCGGACGCCTGAACGACCTACGCCATATCGTCTATAAGTCTGCCGATGCGCCGTGGCGACGGGTGCGCGACAATCTTGGCCTGATGATGAAAGAGGGCCTGCTGAAGGAAAATATCGACGGCGAGGCACTGGAATGGGCGCACCGACGGATGGTGGGCCGCACAGAGGCGCGCAAGATCCTGATGGTGATCTCGGACGGGGCGCCGGTCGATGACAGTACGCTGTCGGTGAACCCCGCGAACTATCTGGAAAAGCACCTGCGTGACGTGATCGCCATGGTCGAAAAGCGCCGCGCGGTGGAGCTGTTGGCGATTGGCATCGGCCATGACGTCACCCGCTATTATGAGCGGGCGGTGACAATCACCGATGCGGAGCAATTGGCGGGGGCCATCACAGAGCAGCTTGCATCCTTGTTTGATGCTGATCCCCGTGCGCGGGCCCGCGTGATGGGGATGAAACGGGCGGGCTGACGGCCCCAAGATCCATTTGATGTGGCGCCCGCGCCTTCGGCTTGGGCGCGGTGGCAGCTGCGCGGCGCAAAGGAGATCCGCATGTTTCAGACCTTCACCGCGGCAACACGGCCCGACGATGGGCCACCTCGGTTGGCCGCCCTGCGGGCGCACCTGAAGTCCGAGGGACTAGATGGGTTTCTGGTGCCCCGCGCGGACGCCCATCAGGGCGAGTATGTCGCCGATTGCGATGCGCGGCTGGCGTGGTTGACGGGCTTCACCGGGTCGGCCGGGTTCGCGGCGATCCTTCCCGATGTGGCGGGCGTCTTCGTGGATGGACGCTACCGCGTGCAGGTCCGCGCGCAGGTGGCCGACGTCTTCACACCCGTGCACTGGCCGGAAACCCAGTTGGCCGACTGGTTGATCGACGCCCTGCCCCAAGGTGGCAAGGTTGGGTTCGACCCCTGGCTGCACACGGTTGATGAAATCGCGCGCCTGGAGGCTGCCGTGGAGTCGCATCAGATCAGCCTTACACCCGTGGGCAATGCCGTGGATGCGATTTGGGCGAATCGGCCACCGCGCCCGGACGCACCCGCGCGGACC from Jannaschia sp. CCS1 includes:
- the cobT gene encoding cobaltochelatase subunit CobT — encoded protein: MSKFNPSDNPADPFKKALADATRVMADDPELAVTYTVDPPGLSGDSVRLPQVSRRMTREEVLLARGTADALALRHKYHDHGTASRYAPQGAMARDLMDAMESARCEAMGARDMPGTASNIDAKIGNEARRKGYGEIRDATDAPLSTAAGYLIRHLATGRDLPPEAANVMELWRGFIEDRCDGTLEDLQDVLSNQTSFAKFARQLIDDLGYGDQLGDDPDDIDEDAEDDAGEDSEDDAPDSTGEDDNDDEEAEASPERSQEEQQDASQAQVEMDDNGEMEEAEEQELPDGEAPQEPLPPAPHSDADPDYVVFSTENDEEIAAEDLAEAQELERLRAYLDQQLDPLKGAVSRLANKLQRRLQAQQNRSWEFDREEGILDAGRLARVVANPTTPLSFKVEHDTEFRDTVVTLLLDNSGSMRGRPISIAAICADVLARTLERCGVKVEILGFTTRAWKGGKAREEWLGEGRPQQPGRLNDLRHIVYKSADAPWRRVRDNLGLMMKEGLLKENIDGEALEWAHRRMVGRTEARKILMVISDGAPVDDSTLSVNPANYLEKHLRDVIAMVEKRRAVELLAIGIGHDVTRYYERAVTITDAEQLAGAITEQLASLFDADPRARARVMGMKRAG